The Aethina tumida isolate Nest 87 chromosome 6, icAetTumi1.1, whole genome shotgun sequence genome has a segment encoding these proteins:
- the LOC109597850 gene encoding protein PAT1 homolog 1, whose product MADTFFDFDTTLKNGDDLLPPDEDEMLDNEEEYDALNDETFGGLGDASSLDDWEQQHEQFAEFAEIKKQNEQIENSISQVLEDDWNRVLNDKSVWAYPSKNGDSLGLSDSILTSLEKVSKSFLDLINEPKKPVATQQPSSSNSSTSGEQSSKICTVEELEKNLILSSKHVPTPQQQQSQNVPRHFAFGQVRPDGFFNQGLPALGQLPQRPPPGLAPMGMAPPPGLRPIGPPQHQAPQRMELRGPHPHMHMPPPPPGMVRLPPPQGPPFVGPNGMPMMPPRGLMYPAMYMPGMRPPPPGHRPQQPYFHHHHHQQQQHSPQNRQRHDSNSGSSGFNRHSSPHPQQQHHHHPHHQQPQEQRDEYAGLMTHREKQWLLTIQMLQLNTGTPYFDDYYYTVFKERKKKNRQEEAAAQERRYQQQRRDQRGGNGERQETTLTPRVYTPLQFENSLGKLQCGSVTAPRKIIDMDIVTPDKDGDTTQTPRDTRKIKQLLLELEVMYCILLKAEDLHNPLAISNMDKLREIKQKQRLRELDLAPTAEQKQEILRIFKQESEPVVENQTDYIWKIVNGLLHDDKLANFMTIRKGKMLLLRTLPHLTPDVFSQQLLEIWTRILASLPITGRRDQSGDNIFPKFQPFFKTFARNITMSNILDIVTGLVEVIKQENSRSTPLSHQGKPPLYFVLLNKFGVSALVILFIRTEYLISTDAATDKQQNDWSNFLVSWSEQSGLVAKVATPLEPIPSQIFTKHCNRFDVLTADKVALLAKHFVDN is encoded by the exons ATGGCTGATACGTTTTTTGATTTCGACACAACGCTCAAG AATGGGGACGATTTGCTACCACCGGACGAGGACGAGATGCTGGACAATGAGGAGGAGTATGATGCCCTCAATGATGAGACATTCGGGGGTTTGGGCGACGCATCCAGCCTCGACGATTGGGAGCAACAGCACGAGCAGTTCGCCGAATTCGCTGAGATCAAGAAGCAAAACGAGCAAATAG agaattcaatttcacAGGTGCTTGAGGACGACTGGAATAGGGTGCTGAACGATAAATCTGTTTGGGCGTATCCTAGCAAGAATGGTGATAGCTTGGGACTCTCTGATAGTATACTGACGTCTTTGGAGAAGGTCTCCAAGTCATTT CTGGATTTGATAAATGAACCGAAAAAACCGGTTGCAACGCAGCAGCCTAGTTCCAGCAACAGCAGCACAAGTGGTGAGCAATCAAGTAAAATTTGTACTGTCGAGGAGCTGGAAAAGAACCTAATTTTGTCGTCTAAACATGTACCAACCCCTCAACAACAACAATCTCAAAATGTCCCAAGACATTTCGCTTTTGGACAAGTACGACCAGATGGTTTCTTTAACCAAGGTTTACCA GCTTTGGGCCAGTTGCCACAGAGACCACCACCTGGACTGGCACCTATGGGGATGGCGCCGCCACCTGGCTTGCGACCAATCGGCCCGCCACAACATCAGGCTCCTCAGAGAATGGAGCTGAGGGGACCGCATCCTCATATGCATATGCCCCCTCCGCCGCCCGGCATGGTGCGGCTGCCGCCACCTCAGGGGCCACCATTTGTTGGCCCGAACGGCATGCCGATGATGCCGCCACGGGGTCTTATGTATCCAGCGATG TACATGCCGGGGATGCGTCCACCGCCACCAGGCCACAGGCCACAGCAGCCCTACTttcaccaccaccaccaccagcAGCAACAGCACTCGCCCCAGAATCGCCAGCGTCACGACTCAAATTCGGGCAGTTCCGGCTTCAACCGACATTCGTCGCCTCACCCGCAACAACAGCACCACCACCACCCCCATCACCAGCAGCCGCAGGAGCAGCGTGATGAGTACGCGGGCCTGATGACGCATCGCGAGAAGCAGTGGCTCCTGACGATACAGATGCTGCAGCTGAACACGGGCACGCCCTATTTCGACGATTATTATTACACCGTGTTTAAAGAGAGGAAGAAGAAGAACAGACAGGAGGAGGCGGCGGCACAGGAGCGTCGCTACCAACAGCAGAGACGCGATCAGCGCGGCGGCAACGGCGAACGTCAGGAGACCACGCTGACGCCTCGCGTTTACACGCCTCTGCAGTTTGAGAACTCTTTGGGGAAATTGCAg tgTGGTTCAGTAACAGCACCGAGAAAAATAATCGACATGGACATAGTGACGCCAGATAAGGACGGCGACACGACCCAGACGCCGCGAGACACGCGGAAGATCAAACAGCTGTTACTTGAACTGGAGGTCATGTATTGCATACTGTTAAAGGCTGAAGATCTGCACAATCCATTGGCCATCAGCAACATGGACAAATTACGTGAGATTAAACAGAAGCAGCGACTGAGGGAGTTGGACTTGGCTCCAACTGCTGaacaaaaacaagaaattttacgtatttttaaacaagaaagTGAACCGGTCGTCGAGAATCAGACTGACTACATTTGGAAGATTGTTAATGGTTTGTTGCACGACGACAAATTGGCCAACTTTATGACCATTAGAAAAGGAAAGATGCTGCTACTGAGAACCTTACCGCATTTGACCCCAGACGTGTTCTCACAACAACTCCTGGAGATTTGGACGAGGATTTTGGCCAGTTTACCAATAACCGGACGCAGAGATCAATCAGGGGACAATATTTTCCCCAAGTTTCAACCGTTTTTCAAGACGTTCGCCAGAAACATCACAATGTCGAATATTTTAGACATAGTAACAGGTCTAGTGGAGGTGATAAAGCAAGAAAACAGCAGGAGCACACCTTTAAGTCACCAGGGAAAGCCACCACTTTACTTCGTTCTCCTCAACAAG TTTGGTGTTTCCGCCTTGGTGATTCTGTTCATAAGAACGGAGTACCTTATATCAACTGACGCTGCGACAGACAAGCAACAAAACGACTGGTCTAACTTCCTGGTGAGCTGGTCAGAGCAATCAGGATTGGTGGCCAAAGTGGCGACGCCCCTGGAGCCGATTCCCTCGCAAATCTTCACCAAACATTGCAACCGTTTCGACGTGCTGACCGCTGACAAAGTGGCGTTGCTCGCCAAGCATTTCGTGGACaactaa
- the LOC109597805 gene encoding serine/threonine-protein phosphatase 4 catalytic subunit yields the protein MCEPSDLDRQIEQLKRCEIIKESEVKALCAKAREILVEESNVQRVDSPVTVCGDIHGQFYDLKELFKVGGDVPETNYLFMGDFVDRGFYSVETFLLLLALKVRYPDRITLIRGNHESRQITQVYGFYDECLRKYGSVTVWRYCTEIFDYLSLSAIIDGKIFCVHGGLSPSIQTLDQIRVIDRKQEVPHDGPMCDLLWSDPEDTQGWGVSPRGAGYLFGSDVVAQFNTANDIDMICRAHQLVMEGYKWHFNETVLTVWSAPNYCYRCGNVAAILELNEHLQRDFTIFEAAPQETRGIPSKKPQADYFL from the exons ATGTGCGAACCAAGCGACCTGGACCGGCAGATCGAACAGCTAAAACGCTGCGAGATCATAAAGGAGAGCGAGGTGAAGGCGCTGTGCGCGAAGGCCCGCGAGATACTCGTCGAGGAGAGCAATGTGCAGAGGGTTGACTCGCCAGTGACT GTTTGCGGCGACATTCACGGACAGTTTTACGACCTGAAGGAACTGTTTAAAGTCGGCGGTGACGTGCCTGAAACGAATTACCTGTTCATGGGAGATTTTGTTGATAGAGGCTTTTACAGTGTGGAAACCTTCCTGCTTCTCCTAGCTCTTAAA GTGAGATATCCTGATCGCATAACATTAATCAGAGGCAACCATGAGTCAAGACAAATTACACAagtttatggattttatgatgAGTGTTTGAGGAAATATGGTTCTGTAACAGTATGGCGATATTGCacagaaatatttgattatctgTCATTGTCTGCAATAATAGatggtaaaatattttgtgtgcaTGGAGGTTTGTCCCCCTCAATTCAAACTTTGGACCAGATTAGAGTTATAGACAGGAAACAAGAGGTTCCTCATGATGGACCAATGTGTGACCTACTTTGGAGTGACCCAGAAG atacTCAGGGTTGGGGTGTGTCGCCCAGAGGAGCTGGTTATTTGTTTGGCTCAGATGTGGTGGCTCAGTTCAACACAGCAAATGATATTGATATGATATGCCGTGCCCATCAGCTAGTAATGGAGGGCTACAAGTGGCACTTTAATGAGACTGTTCTGACCGTCTGGTCTGCACCCAACTACTGCTACAG GTGCGGCAACGTGGCGGCCATCCTGGAACTGAACGAGCACCTGCAACGTGACTTCACAATATTTGAGGCGGCGCCCCAAGAGACGCGGGGCATCCCGTCGAAAAAGCCGCAAGCCGATTATTtcctttag